The Tenuifilum thalassicum genome includes the window GTTGTTGATGAGGCCTGCTCCACTTGTCAAAAATCCAGCTATGCGGTTACAAACTTTTGTAGGGGGTGTGTGGCCAGACCATGTATGGTTAACTGTCCTAAAAATGCAATCACATTTTACAACGGAAAGGCCAGTATCGATTATGACCTTTGTGTAAATTGTGGCAAATGCATGAAGGTTTGCCCTTTTAATGCCGTTGTTTACATGCCTGTGCCATGCGAGGAGGCTTGCCCTGTTGGTGCCATTAGTAAGAATGAAAATGGTGTTGAGCAAATTGATTTCTCTAAATGTATCTATTGCGGTAAATGTTTATCGAATTGCCCATTTGGTGCCATCGTGGAGAAATCAAGCTTAGTTGATATTTTTATTAACAAACGCAGAGGTAAAGAGCTGATAGCTTTAGTCGCTCCTGCTATTGCAGGTCAGTTTGGTGTCGACTTCCCAAAAATAGTTAAAGGTTTCGAACTAATTGGTTTTGATTATGTGTATGAGGTTGCTCATGGTGCTGAAACTACTACAAATTTTGAGGCACAGGAACTTAAAGAGCGGCTCGAACAAGGCGATAAGTTTATGACTACAAGTTGCTGCCCGGCATACACATCCCTTGTTGATAAGCATGTTAACGAGCTTAAGCCCTTCGTCTCTCATACTAAAACTCCAATGTACTACTCGGCTGAGGATGTTCGCAAAAAACATCCAGATGCTTGTATAATTTTTGTTAGCCCTTGTCCCGCAAAACGTTGGGAAGTATTTCACAATCCGTTTGTCGATTTTGCGTTGAGCTTTGAAGAGTATGGAGCATGGTTGGTGGCTGCTAAAATCGATCTTAATGCTGTTGAACCTGCAATTATCTCTAACGTGCCTACTGCAGAAGCCAGAGGCTTTGCAGCTTCTGGTGGGGTTACAAATGCTTTAAAATCTGTTGCAAATGGATTGGATATCAATGAGATGATAGTTAATGGTATTGACAAAAGTGTTGTTCGACAGCTTAAAAGTTTCGTCAAATCGCCAACCGCTAATTTTGTTGAGGTTATGACGTGCGAAGGTGGATGTATTGGTGGATGCAACGTGGTAAGTAATCCTAGGGTTGCTTTGAAACAGCTCAATAAGTCGATTGGCGCTTCTTGCATGGCAAGTAATAAACGTTAATACTTGTGTGTTTTTTTGGTTGGAGTGTTTCCTGGTATTGCAATTGGCCAGGAAACACTTTTTATATGTATTTTTGAGATGTTGTAAAAATAAATGTTTCAATAGATAAAATCTACTTAACGATGAGATTAAAACTAATAAGGAGCGCCATTGTGAGCTTGGCATTCGTATTTACATCATGCCAAAGTAACGAGTATGCTGTTGTCTCACCTTCAGGCACGATTAAATTGACTTTCACCTTATCTGATGGCAATAGGCCAACTTATTCGATTAAATTCGATGGAAGCAAAGTGATTAAACCATCTACACTCGGCTTTGAATTCAAAAACATGCCCGCTTTGGGTTCAGATTTAAAAATCGATAGCGTTAGAACATCCTCTTTTTCCGAGGTATGGGAAATGCCCTGGGGCGACCAGCACTGGGTTGACAACACCTATAACGAGTTGAAGGTTTACCTGTCCGAGATAAAATCTCCTAACAGAAAGTTTGCTTTAAATTTCAGGGTTTTCAACGACGGGGTGGGGTTTCGGTATGAGTTTCCGGAACAGCCCTCCATGGATTCCGTTATTATACTTGCCGAAAATACAAAGTTTAATCTTAATGGCGATCACACCTGTTGGTGGCAACCAGGTGATTGGGATATATATGAGCATCTCTACCGCACAACTAAGCTGAGCCAGATTGATGCGGTGAATAGTAAAAGCAAAAACTTCCTTGCACAAACCTATATACCTGAGAATGCCGTGAATACACCCGTAACCATGAAAACATCGGATGGTATTTATCTCTGTTTTCATGAGGCTGATGTTTGCAACTATTCTGGCGCAACTTTGAGGGTTGATACGGTTAATCTTTCCCTGGAAACGGCTCTGGTTGGTAACGATTCTGGCGTAAAGGTGAAAACAAAGGCACCTTTCAGTACTCCTTGGCGAACAATTATTATCACCAGAAAGCCTGGCGATATCGTTACCTCTAAGCTGGTTCTAAACCTGAATGAGCCTAATAAAATAGGTGATATTTCATGGTTTAAGCCAATGAAGTATGTTGGGGTTTGGTGGGAAATGCATCTTGGTAAATCATCTTGGGATATGGCTAGCGGTAAGCATGGTGCCACAACTGCTAATGCAAAACGTTATATCGATTTTGCTGCCAAAAATGGTATAAAAGGATTGCTTGTTGAGGGATGGAATACAGGATGGGAGCATTGGATTGGGTTTGAAGACCGTGAGGGAATTTTTGATTTTGTAACCCCTTATCCCGATTATAATCTGAACGAAGTGGTACATTATGCAAAAAGCAAGGGGGTTAACCTTATTATGCACCACGAAACATCTGCTGCTCCACGAACCTATGAGCAGCAGCTGGATACAGCATTCCGCTTAATGCAGAGCCTTGGTATTCATTCCGTGAAAACCGGGTATGTTGGTAAAATCATACCCAAGGGTGAATACCACCAAGGCCAGTGGATGGTAAACCATTACAGGAAAGTAGTTGAAACAGCTGCAAAGTATCAGATTGCTGTTGATGCCCATGAACCCTTCAAGGGCACAGGCGAATGGCGAACGTATCCAAATGTTATTGCACGCGAGAACTTTAGGGGGCAGGAGTTTAATGCTTGGTCTACTGATGGAGGAAATCCACCTGAGCACCTAACAATCCTTCCGTTTACCGCTCAACTTGCCGGACCAATGGATTACACACCAGGCATTTTCAACATCAAGCTAAAACCTTATAAAGATGAAAACCAGGTAAACTCAACACTTGCCTATCAGCTTGCTCTCTATGTAGTGATATATAGCCCCATTCAGATGGTGCCCGATTTACCCGAAAACTATGAAGGACATCCTGCGTTTCAGTTTATTCGCGATGTGGGTGTTGATTGGGAGCAGTCGCTTGTGCTTGATGCCGAAATAGGCGATTACATTGCAATCGCCCGTGAAGAAAGAAATACGGGCCGTTGGTTTGTAGGTGCAATAACCGATGAGAACCCTAGAGATCTTACAATTAAATTTGATTTTCTAAAACCAAATGTGAAATACAGGGCAACATTCTACCTCGATGGCCCAGATGCGCACTGGGATAAAAATCCAACATCATATAAGATTGAGAACTATGAGATAGATAGCACTTCGGAGGTTGATTTAAAGTTAGCACCAGGAGGTGGTGCTGCTATTTCTATATTTCCTTTGTAGAAAAAATAGAGGCTACCTAAAAAAGGCAGCCTCTATTTTTATCGCTTTAGATATCTTGCAAAAACAGCAAGACAGGCTATGGGGATTGCTATTCCGAACACTAATCCAACCCAGTGGGCAAGTTGGAAGCCTTCGGGTGCAATGAGGATATAATTTGTTACAACAGCCGTCATGAAAAGTGCTGGTATTAAGGTTATGATGTATAGTTTCTTTTGTTGAGCCAGGTAAACGGTTATAGCCCAAAGAACAACTGTGGCCAGAACCTGATTACTCCAGAACATATATCGCCAAATAATGTCAAACTTAACTTGAGTTAAGGTAAACCCTATGACAAAAAGCGGAAGGCTTACCATAACCCTATTCCATAGTTTTTTTTGAGGGAATCTTAAAAAGTCTGCAACTATTAGTCTAGCGCTTCTGAATGCTGTGTCTCCAGTAGTTATTGGAGCTGCAACTACACCCAGAATTGCCAAAATTCCACCTATTGTGCCTAAGGTTGTGTTTGATATTTCTCGAATTATAATTGTAGCCTCGCCATTGTAGCCAGCTATTGCTGAGTTAAGCTGATTAACACCTCCGTAAAAACTCATCCCAATTGCTGCCCAAATTAAAGCTACAATACCTTCGGTAACCATTGCACCATAAAAAACCTTTCGACCCTCTTTTTCATTTTTTAGGCAACGTGCCATCATGGGACTTTGGGTTGAGTGAAATCCACTTATCGCACCACATGAGATTGTAACAAAAAGCATGGGGAAAAGAGGATATTTATCGGCATTGGCTTTCATATTATGAAAGTTATTCCATACCTCTGGTATGTCGTGTATGTAACCACCAGTAAATATTACAATAGTTATTCCTACTGCCATTACAATTAAAGCAAGCCCAAAAATGGGATAAAACCTCCCAATAATCTTATCAATAGGTAGAAGGGTTGCAATAATATAGTAAAAAAGGATAATAACAACCCAAACTCCTTTAGTCAGATGCGAAGGAGTTAATGATGAAAGAAGCGCTGCAGGTCCTGATATAAATGCAGCACCAACAAGAATCATTAGAATGAGAGTAAATCCACGCATGAATTGCTTAACGCTTAAACCCAGGTACTTACCAATGATTTCGGGAATGCTCATTCCCCCCATTCGTATTGATATCATACCTGAGAAATAGTCGTGAACAGCCCCACCCAAAATGTTGCCGAGCACAATCCAAACAAAGGCAACCGGACCGTATGCTGCACCAAGTACTGCTCCCACAATTGGCCCCAGGCCTGCGATATTTAGAAACTGAATTAGAAAGGCCCTCCACCATGGCATGGGAATGTAATCTACTCCATCCTGCATGGTGTATGCAGGTGTTTGATTTTCCGGGTTGATGCTGAAAATGCGTTCAACAAACCTTCCGTAAACGAAGTAACCCAATACTAAACCTATTACTGCAAAGATGAACGTATACATAATCCTCTACTTTTGGCGCTAAAGTTATCATTTTCATGATTTCGGTGTAAATCAAAGCGAGTTTTTTTAGCTTCTGTTGAAAAACTATTAAGTCATGTTGAAAAGTTATTCTGCTAACTAAAACATGACTCGTATTAAGGATATACATTTGTATTGTCAAGTAGGTCCCTTTTGGGTTAATAGGGAACCCGGTGAAAATCCGGGGCTATCCCCGTAGCTGTAAGCTCTTTGTTATCTTTTGCATGGATACCACTGTCCTGGAGTACCCGGATGGGAAGGTGGCAAAAGTCTGAGCAAGCCAGAAGACCTGCCTGCTTGGTTGTTTTCTTGTAGCCTTCGGGTGAAAGGCGAGGAGAGAAGGGGAAACCCTAAATTCTTCGGTTTTTCTATTCGGGGCTACCATTTGTCAAACCTTAAAATTATTAAAAATGAATGGTAGTCAACTTCCAAGCGAAATCGTGAAGCGTAATGGGGCTGTTGTTCCATTTGAGCCTTCAAAAATTACATTTGCCATTTACAGAGCCTTAAAGGCTGTGGGCAAAGGCTCATGGTCCTATGCCGAGGAGCTAACCACCGAGGTGATTGGTGAAATCAACAAGCTTACTGTTCGCCCAAATGTTGAACAGGTGCAAGATATTGTGGAGCAAATCCTGATGAAGATTCACCTGCACGATGTGGCTAAAGCCTACATACTTTACCGCAAGCAGCACGAACAGCTTAGGAATAGCAACGAGCTCCTGGGCAACCACAAGATTATTGATGATTATATCGATATTAACGATTGGCGCGTTAAAGAGAGTGCCAACTCTTCTTATTCGCTGCAAGGGTTAAACCAGCATATTGCCACTACAATTTGCTCACAGTACTGGCTCGATAGAATTTACCCACCTGAGGTAACAAAGGCCTACAGGAATGGCGATATCCACATTCACGATTTAGGATTTTTAAGCGTATATTGTGTTGGTTGGGATTTACAGGATTTATTATTGTCGGGTTTTAAAGGGGTTTCGGGAAAGATAGAAAGCACCCCTGCTAAACATTTAAGAACGGCCCTGGGGCAAGTTACCAACTTCTTCTACACCCTTCAGGGAGAAGCAGCGGGGGCACAGGCTTTTGCGAATTTCGACACCTATCTTGCTCCATTTATCTATTACGATAAGCTTACCTATAAGGATGTTAAACAGGCAATTCAAGAGTTTCTGTTTAATTTGAATGTTCCCACCCGTGTAGGTTTTCAGACACCATTCACTAATATAACGCTTGACCTTAAGGTGCCTGAGTTTATGCGTAATCAACCGGTCATTTACGCTGGCGAATATCAAAACAAGCTATACGGCGAGTTCCAGACCGAAATGGATATGTTTAATCGAGCCTTTGCAGAGGTAATGCTTGAAGGGGATGCCGCCGGTCGACTTTTCTCTTTTCCCATTCCAACTTACAATATTACATCCGATTTCGATTGGGATAACCCTTTATATAAGGGTATTTGGGAGATGACAGCAAAATATGGCGTACCTTATTTTAGCAACTTTATAAATTCCGACCTTCACCCCGATGATATTCGAAGCATGTGCTGCCGGTTACGAATCGACAAACGCGAACTATCGCGCCGTGGTGGTGGACTTTTTGCATCAAACCCATTAACTGGAAGTGTTGGGGTAGTTACTCTTAACCTCCCCCGTATCGGATACATTTCAGAAACCGAAGACGAGTTCTTCTCAAAACTATCGCAACTAATCGAAACTGCATCAACAAGTTTGGAAATTAAACGCAAGGTGATTGAAAACCTTACCGAAAAGGGATTATATCCTTATTCAAAGTTTTATCTCCGTGATATTAAAAAGCGTTTTGGAAAATACTGGGCAAACCACTTTTCAACTATTGGCATTGTTGGTATGAACGAATGCTGTATAAACTTTTTGGGCGAGGATATTACCACATCCAAAGGTTATGAGTTTAGCCTTAAGGTGATGGATTTTATGCGTGAGAAACTTGCGTTAATACAGGAGGAAACAGGCAACATATACAACCTTGAAGCAACCCCTGCCGAAAGCACATCGTATCGCCTCGCAAGAATCGATAGGCAAATATTCCCCGATATAGCAGTAGCCAACAGCAAAAACGTTTTAAAAGGTGCCAAACCGTACTATACAAACTCAACACAACTCCCAGTAGCCTATACAAACGATTTGTTTAAAGCTCTGAAACATCAAGAAAAATTACAGGAGAAATATACGGGGGGCACGGTGTTCCATATCTTTTTAGGTGAAAAACAACCAGACCCTGAATTGGTGAAACAAATGATTCGTAAGGTATTAAGTACCTATAGGTTACCATACATTACCCTTTCACCAACCTTTAGCATCTGCCCATCGCATGGTTATCTGTTTGGAGAGCACAGAACTTGCCCCAAATGTAAATCTGCTGGTGAAGAGGTTGCATGTGAAGTTTTTTCTAGAATTGTAGGTTACATTCGACCAGTAGAGCAATGGAATGAGGGTAAACAATCGGAGTTTGTTGACCGTAAACTTTTTGATACGGCCTTGAATAGGTAAACATGAAAATTGCAGCCATTCAACAACATTCGTTGATTGATTACCCCGGTTTGATATCCTGTGTGATTTTCACCTACGGATGCAATTTCCGATGCTGGTATTGTCATAATCATTGGCTGGTTCTACCATCGGCCGGGTGTAAGCAGATTGATACCGATAGCGTTTTTAATTTCTTAGCAGAACGGGTCGGTTGGCTCGATGGTGTGGTCATTTCGGGTGGCGAACCCACACTCCATCCCGATTTACCAACGTTTATTAAGCAAATCAAACAGTTTGGTTTTCGGGTTAAACTCGATACTAATGGCACTAATCCCAAAATGGTAGAGCATCTCATCGATGCAAGTTTAGTTGACTATGTTGCCATGGATATAAAGGCTTTACCTACTGCGGGTAACTATAGTAAAGTAATTGGGGTTGCCGATTCTGACATTATTGAACTGGTTAAGAAATCTATTGCAGTTTTACAAAAATCACAAATCGAGTATCAGTTTAGAATTACCTGGCCATCGGATAAGCCAAAATCGGAAATTGATGAGATAGAACAGGTTTTGAATGGCTGTAAGTTGCATGTAAATGAGTTAACTTTGGAGAATGGAATATTAGCTGATTATTTAACTTTTTAAGTGATGATTGATTTTTTTAATAACTTACTGTGCGGCAGTGGTGTGATAAGCACGCTGATTGTTCTTGGCTTATCTGCAGTTTTAGGTTTATTACTTGGTAAAGTTGAAATCAAAGGTATAAGCCTAGGTAGTTCCGGAACGTTGTTCGCAGGGTTGTTTCTTGCTCACTTTGGGCTGAAGGGTAATCCGGAGATGCTTCACTTTGTTAAGGAGTTCGGACTCATTCTTTTTGTTTATGCCCTTGGAATTGACATTGGACCACGCTTTTTAGGGACACTAAAAAGTAGTGGGCTTAAATTGAATATGATTGCCGTTTCGGTTGTTTTCTTAGGCTTTATAATTGCTTTACTGGTCAAATATTCTGCTGGCATCACTCCTGCTCAGGCTGTAGGATTGATGAGCGGTGCTGTCACAAATACTCCCGGACTTGGAGCGGCTCAACAGATTTTAACTGAACTTGGAGTTCAAAATGGTCCTAGTGAAGCTGGAATGGCATACGCCTTAGCCTATCCTTTTGGTATTATTGGTGTTATAACTGGCATGATAATTATTAGATTGCTTTTCAGGATTAATTTTAAAGCTGAAAATGAAAAGTATGTGGCTAAATTTAATGAGGGTGCTAAAAGAATTGAGAGCATTAGTGTTCAAGTAACCAACGAAAATATTTTGGGGAAGAGCATTGGTTTTATTAAAAAGAAACTCCAGGGTGAGATGGTTATTTCTCGTGTAGGTCGTGGAAATGAAATGTTGGTTGCATCCGATGCTCTGACCATTGAGCATGGTGATATAATTTACGGTGCAGCATCCGAGGTCCATTTCTCCGATATCGAGCTCAAGGTAGGGAAGGTGTCGCTGCAGGAGAAAAGAAGCTTGCCAGGCAATTTGGCCATGTTTCACGTGCTTTTTACCAATAAAAAGTTAGCGGGTAAAACCATTGAGCAAATTGGTATCTATCGCCGATATGAAGCCAATATTACCCGTATTATTCGCTCCGGAATTGAAATTCTTCCCACTTCGGAAACCGTAGTCGAAATGGGCGACCTGCTTAGGATTGTGGGTAAACGCGATTTGCTTGAGGATATCAAAAATGAGCTGGGTAATTCCGTAAAGGAGCTCACTGCTCCTAATACCATACCAATTTTTCTTGGGATAGTTTTTGGGGTTATAGTAGGAAGCATACCAATCTTTATTCCCGGATTATCAGCACCTGCCAAGTTGGGATTAGCCGGAGGGCCTCTTCTTATTGCCATTTTCTTCGGGCACAAAGGCCGAATCTGGCGTTTAAGCACTTATATTAGCCCTGGCGCTAATATGTTCCTTAGGGAATTTGGAATCCTATTATTCCTTGCTTGTGTTGGAATAGGCTCCGGCGAGGGATTTGTTGATGCTCTTTTAAATGGTGGCCTGAGGCTTATGGGTTATGGGGTTCTAATAACCGTTGTACCGGTTATTGTTGTTGGCACTGTTGCCCGAATGCTTAAATTCAACTACCTGGAGATTGTTGGAGCCCTTGCAGGCTCAATGACCGATCCCCCCGCACTTGAATTTGCCAATTCATTATATCAATCTAATGCACAATCGGCAGCCTACGCCACTGTTTACCCTCTTACTATGATTCTTAGAATCATGCTGGCTCAGATTCTGATATTTGTCTAGGGTTGTTGAAATTAGTAAAGGGTGGCTCAAATGAGCCACCCTTTAACTTTTTCTTTAAAAGCTTAGTTTAACCCTCTATTCTTTAGTAATGGTTCAATGCTGGGCTCTTTCCCGCGGAAATCCGTGTAAAGTTCCATTGCCTCCTTTGAACCGCCTTTCTCAAGAACACAAGTGCGGAATTTGCTGGCTACCTCTTTGTTGAGGATATCGCCGCTTTCAACAAATGCTTCAAAGGCATCGGCATCTAGCACCTCTGCCCAGATGTATGAGTAGTAACCGCTTGAGTAACCAAGCACGTCGCTGAAAATATGAGCAAAATATGTGCTACGATAGCGGGGTAATATCTCGGGGATTAGTCCAAGCTTATCCATTGAAGCCTTTTCAAAGGCAAGGATATCGTCAAGCTTTGCTTTCTCAGCTGTTAATGTGTGATAGTCCATGTCAAGAATTGAAGCAGCCAGATATTCAGTGGTTGCAAATCCTTGGTTAAAGTGCCCGCTTGCTTCTATTTTATTGATTAGCTCATCGGGCATAGGCTCTCCTGTTTGGTAATGGCGAGCATATTCCTTTAGATATTCTTTGTGTCCTGCCCAATGCTCCATAATCTGGCTTGGTAGCTCAACAAAGTCGCGAGGAACATCTCTTAAACCGGCATACTTTACTTTGCTAAATAGAGCGTGAAGAGCATGACCAAACTCATGGAAGAATGTTTCTGCCTCGTCGTAGCTTAGCAGCGCTGGTTTATCGCCTGTTGGTTTTGAGAAGTTACATACAATTGAAACCACTGGGGTTACAAATGTGCCATCGGGTCTAACTCTTTGGCTACGATATGTTGTACACCATGCACCAACTGTTTTGCTCTCGCGAGGGAAAAAGTCTAGGTAAAGAATTCCGAGATGCTTGTCATCCGATTCTTTAACTTCGTAAACCTCGCAATCGGGATGGTAAACTGGAAGGTCGTTGCGCTTTTCATATTTCAAACCGTATAGCTTTTCGGTTAATTTGAAAACACCTGAACGAACCGCATCGAGCGATAGGTATGGACGAAGCATCTCCTCATCCAAATCAAACTTGGCTTTGCGAACCTTTTCGGCATAGTACCACCAATCTGCCGGCCCTATCTTAATGTTAGCACCTTCGGCATCTGCTAACTTTTGCATCTCATTACGTTCCTCTTTTGCCCTTTTAATGGCAGGTTCCCAGATTTTGTTCAATAAATCGTAAACATTTTCAGGCACTTTAGCCATATTCTCATCTAAAACAAAGTGAGCATGAGTAGGATAACCTAAAAGTTCAGCCTTTTGCTGGCGAAGGTCTACTATCTTCTTAATTACCTCCTTGTTGTCGTGCTCATTATTGTTGTTCCCACGCATGTAGTAGCCATAATATAGCTTCTCGCGCAACTCATGGTTTTGCGAGTAGGTTAGGAAGGGCAGCATGCTAGGCTTATAAATTGTATACACCCATTTGCCTTCCATCCCTTTTGCTTTTGCCTCTTCCGCACCCATGGCCTTAACCGATTCCGGTAGCCCAGCTAAATCTTTCTCATCGTCTATAACAATGTAGTAATCATTGTTCTCTGCAAGTAGGTTCTCGCTAAACTTTAATGCTAGCATAGAGAGCTCCTGGTTAATTTCACGTAGTTTTGCTTGTTTTTCTGCATCAAGGTTTGCTCCGCCACGAACAAACGACTTGTAGGTTTTCTCAATCAGCAGCTTTTGCTCGGGTGTATATTCCTTTTGGCCTATGGTTTCATATACAGCCTTAACCCGCTCAAAAAGTTTAGGATTCATGCTGATATCGTCGCGGTGCTTGGCAAGCATTGGTGAAACCTTTTTTAGAACTTCCTGTAGGGAGTCGCTGGTATTTGCAGAGTTCAGGTTTTCCAATGTTAGAACAATGTTTTCCAATAGCTCACCGCTATTGTCCAGCGCATAAATGGTATTTTCAAAGGTGGGAGCCTCTGTACTCGTTACAATGGCATCAATTTCATCCATTTGTTGCTTAATTGCTTCTGCAATGGCAGGCTCAAAATGTTCGGGTTTAATCTTATCAAAGGGTGGCACACCAAAAGGAGTGTCATACTCCTTGAGCAATGGATTGTTGGAACTATTGTTCCCGGTACATGCAATCATTAATCCCATGATTCCAAGGGTTAAAATGATTAAACTTTTTCTTTTCATCTTTACATGTTTTATGAGTTGATTTTCAGTTTTATGAGTTGATTTAACATTCCGAAAGTTAGCAATATTGCTTTAATTTTTTACTTTCAGTTTTACTTTTTGCTTTATAGCACATATTTCTCCTTTAAGATTTTTTAAGTGAATTAGAAACAATGCGCTTAATCATTCAACTGGGAATTGAGAAAAGTTTAGAATATTGTTTTACTTTTGTGGTTAATTCATGGATGTTTAACAGGTAAAAAAAGAGTTATTATGGGAGCATTTCACGCCTATGATATTAGGGGAATTTATAACAAGGATTTCAATAAGGATGATGCCTATAAAATAGGATTCTTCCTTGTAGGTTTGCTTGAAACCGATAAAGTGCTAGTTGGACGCGATGCTCGTGAATCGTCCGACGAGATTTACGAATACCTAACCCGGGGAATAACTGATGCCGGTGCCGATGTATATAACCTTGGTTTGGCTACCACTCCTATGGTTTACTATGCAACAGCAAAGGGAAATTTTAAGGCGTCGGTTCAAATTACCGCCTCGCACAACCCAAGGGAGTATAATGGTATGAAGGTGTCGCGCGAGAATGCCGAACCTGTTGGCTATGATACTGGTCTTAAGGTGATTGAGGAAAAGATTAAAAATAATAAGCCAATTGTACCTGCGCCAAATAAGGGTAGAATAATCGAACATGACATTAGATCTGAATATATTGATTTCTTGAATGGATTCAAGCGCGATTATTCCAACCTAAAAATCGGAATCGATTGCTCAAATGGTATGGCGGCTCTAATTATTAAGGATATACTGGGAGAGTCACCCGTTTACCTTTACGACGAGCTCGATGGAACATTTCCAAACCATGAGGCAAATCCGCTAATCCCGGAAAATGTAGTTGATTTACAGAATCTGGTTAAAAAGAATGGCTGCGATGTGGGAATCATTTTCGATGGCGATGCCGACCGTGTGATGTTTGTTGATGAGAATGGCCGTTTTATTTCCCCTGACCTCATGATTGGTGTTCTTGGCCATTACTTCCTTGAGGAGAAAGGCTTAAAGGGTAATGTTTTACAGGATATCCGTACTTCAAAG containing:
- a CDS encoding monomeric [FeFe] hydrogenase translates to MAVDNNAMLIRRELITHVARLLIEDQLAEKIDRVPLIMRPRNNSSVRCCIHKDRAVLKYKLMGMLGFNIQDEVDELTPLSDYARQAMNRDETTDIVLTVVDEACSTCQKSSYAVTNFCRGCVARPCMVNCPKNAITFYNGKASIDYDLCVNCGKCMKVCPFNAVVYMPVPCEEACPVGAISKNENGVEQIDFSKCIYCGKCLSNCPFGAIVEKSSLVDIFINKRRGKELIALVAPAIAGQFGVDFPKIVKGFELIGFDYVYEVAHGAETTTNFEAQELKERLEQGDKFMTTSCCPAYTSLVDKHVNELKPFVSHTKTPMYYSAEDVRKKHPDACIIFVSPCPAKRWEVFHNPFVDFALSFEEYGAWLVAAKIDLNAVEPAIISNVPTAEARGFAASGGVTNALKSVANGLDINEMIVNGIDKSVVRQLKSFVKSPTANFVEVMTCEGGCIGGCNVVSNPRVALKQLNKSIGASCMASNKR
- a CDS encoding glycoside hydrolase family 97 protein, with amino-acid sequence MRLKLIRSAIVSLAFVFTSCQSNEYAVVSPSGTIKLTFTLSDGNRPTYSIKFDGSKVIKPSTLGFEFKNMPALGSDLKIDSVRTSSFSEVWEMPWGDQHWVDNTYNELKVYLSEIKSPNRKFALNFRVFNDGVGFRYEFPEQPSMDSVIILAENTKFNLNGDHTCWWQPGDWDIYEHLYRTTKLSQIDAVNSKSKNFLAQTYIPENAVNTPVTMKTSDGIYLCFHEADVCNYSGATLRVDTVNLSLETALVGNDSGVKVKTKAPFSTPWRTIIITRKPGDIVTSKLVLNLNEPNKIGDISWFKPMKYVGVWWEMHLGKSSWDMASGKHGATTANAKRYIDFAAKNGIKGLLVEGWNTGWEHWIGFEDREGIFDFVTPYPDYNLNEVVHYAKSKGVNLIMHHETSAAPRTYEQQLDTAFRLMQSLGIHSVKTGYVGKIIPKGEYHQGQWMVNHYRKVVETAAKYQIAVDAHEPFKGTGEWRTYPNVIARENFRGQEFNAWSTDGGNPPEHLTILPFTAQLAGPMDYTPGIFNIKLKPYKDENQVNSTLAYQLALYVVIYSPIQMVPDLPENYEGHPAFQFIRDVGVDWEQSLVLDAEIGDYIAIAREERNTGRWFVGAITDENPRDLTIKFDFLKPNVKYRATFYLDGPDAHWDKNPTSYKIENYEIDSTSEVDLKLAPGGGAAISIFPL
- a CDS encoding carbon starvation CstA family protein, which encodes MYTFIFAVIGLVLGYFVYGRFVERIFSINPENQTPAYTMQDGVDYIPMPWWRAFLIQFLNIAGLGPIVGAVLGAAYGPVAFVWIVLGNILGGAVHDYFSGMISIRMGGMSIPEIIGKYLGLSVKQFMRGFTLILMILVGAAFISGPAALLSSLTPSHLTKGVWVVIILFYYIIATLLPIDKIIGRFYPIFGLALIVMAVGITIVIFTGGYIHDIPEVWNNFHNMKANADKYPLFPMLFVTISCGAISGFHSTQSPMMARCLKNEKEGRKVFYGAMVTEGIVALIWAAIGMSFYGGVNQLNSAIAGYNGEATIIIREISNTTLGTIGGILAILGVVAAPITTGDTAFRSARLIVADFLRFPQKKLWNRVMVSLPLFVIGFTLTQVKFDIIWRYMFWSNQVLATVVLWAITVYLAQQKKLYIITLIPALFMTAVVTNYILIAPEGFQLAHWVGLVFGIAIPIACLAVFARYLKR
- a CDS encoding ribonucleoside triphosphate reductase, whose amino-acid sequence is MNGSQLPSEIVKRNGAVVPFEPSKITFAIYRALKAVGKGSWSYAEELTTEVIGEINKLTVRPNVEQVQDIVEQILMKIHLHDVAKAYILYRKQHEQLRNSNELLGNHKIIDDYIDINDWRVKESANSSYSLQGLNQHIATTICSQYWLDRIYPPEVTKAYRNGDIHIHDLGFLSVYCVGWDLQDLLLSGFKGVSGKIESTPAKHLRTALGQVTNFFYTLQGEAAGAQAFANFDTYLAPFIYYDKLTYKDVKQAIQEFLFNLNVPTRVGFQTPFTNITLDLKVPEFMRNQPVIYAGEYQNKLYGEFQTEMDMFNRAFAEVMLEGDAAGRLFSFPIPTYNITSDFDWDNPLYKGIWEMTAKYGVPYFSNFINSDLHPDDIRSMCCRLRIDKRELSRRGGGLFASNPLTGSVGVVTLNLPRIGYISETEDEFFSKLSQLIETASTSLEIKRKVIENLTEKGLYPYSKFYLRDIKKRFGKYWANHFSTIGIVGMNECCINFLGEDITTSKGYEFSLKVMDFMREKLALIQEETGNIYNLEATPAESTSYRLARIDRQIFPDIAVANSKNVLKGAKPYYTNSTQLPVAYTNDLFKALKHQEKLQEKYTGGTVFHIFLGEKQPDPELVKQMIRKVLSTYRLPYITLSPTFSICPSHGYLFGEHRTCPKCKSAGEEVACEVFSRIVGYIRPVEQWNEGKQSEFVDRKLFDTALNR
- a CDS encoding anaerobic ribonucleoside-triphosphate reductase activating protein, translating into MKIAAIQQHSLIDYPGLISCVIFTYGCNFRCWYCHNHWLVLPSAGCKQIDTDSVFNFLAERVGWLDGVVISGGEPTLHPDLPTFIKQIKQFGFRVKLDTNGTNPKMVEHLIDASLVDYVAMDIKALPTAGNYSKVIGVADSDIIELVKKSIAVLQKSQIEYQFRITWPSDKPKSEIDEIEQVLNGCKLHVNELTLENGILADYLTF